In Leptospira licerasiae serovar Varillal str. VAR 010, the sequence GTTTTTTAAATACAAATAATATAGATACAAACTCCAGATTATGTATGAGTTCCGCAGTTGTGGGATATAAGATGTCCTTGGGTGAGGACAGCGTTCCTATCTCCTACGATGATATAGAAATTGCAGATTGTTTTTTGATCGCCGGCGCAAACCCTGCTTGGTGTCATCCGATCCTTTTCAGAAGGATAGAAGCCAGAAAAAATTCGGATCCGAACGTTAAGATCATCGTGGTTGATCCTAGAAAAACGGAAAGTTGTGAGAATGCGGATTTACATCTACAGATCATACCTGGGACCGATATATTATTATTCAATGCGATCGCAAGAGTTCTGATAGAAACAGACTCCTTAGATCCTAATTTTATCAAATCGCATACGGAAGGATTCGAAGAACTAAAAGAAAAAGTATTTTCGATGAGTATGGAAGAATATGCAGACTCTTGTGGAGTTTCAAAGGAGTCCATTCGAGAAGCGGCAAGTTTGATCTCGAATGCAAATGGATTTTTAACTCTATGGGCAATGGGACTTAACCAAAGTGTGGTAGGAGTTAATAAAAATTTAGCATTAATTAATTTGAATCTGATCACAGGAAAGATCGGCAAACCAGGGTCCGGTCCATTTTCCTTAACAGGGCAACCGAACGCCATGGGGGGAAGAGAAGTTGGCGGTTTATGTAATCTTCTTCCTGCACATAGAAATCTTGCGGATGAAAATCATAGAAAGGAAGTGGCGGATTTTTGGGGAGTCGAATCCGTTCGAGATAAGCCCGGCTATTCCGCCACAGAGATGTTCGAAAATTTAAAGAACGGAAAGATGAAAGCGATTTGGATTGTTTGTACGAATCCAACAGTGAGTCTTCCCGACGCAAGAACTGTAGAGGCCGGACTTAGAAATGCAGAATTAGTAGTCGTTCAAGATATTTCGAATCAACATGAATCGATCCCGTTCGCTCATTATGTTCTTCCTGCCGCAGGTTGGACAGAGAAACAAGGCACTATGACCAACTCAGATAGGAGAATAACGTATCTGCCTAAAATTTTCAATCCACCTGGAGATGCAAAGGCGGATACTTGGATACTAACTGAGTTTGCGGAAAAGATGGGGTTCGGTCCTTCTTTTAATTATAAAAATGAAGAAGAAGTTTTTCTAGAACATTGTCTTCTTACTAAGGGTACGAATCTGGACATCGGCGGTTTGGACTATTCTATCTTACAAGAAAGAAGATCCGTGCAATGGCCTTTTCCTTCCAGGGATCATGTTGGAACCCCTCGTTTGTTTTCCGACGGAAAGTTTTATCGTCCAGGCGGAAAAGCAAAAATACATGCGGTAGAACCGGAAGATAATTCCGAAAGAACGAATAAAAATTTTCCGCTTATTTTAACCACAGGAAGGATCAGGGACCAATGGCATACGATGACCCGAACCGGAAAGGTAAGAAAACTTAAAGAACACAAAAGAGAACCATATCTAGAGATCCATCCGATTGATGCAAAAGAAAGAGAAATTATAGAATCTCAGATAGTAGAAGTTAAAAACCAAAGAGGAAGCGTTCGTGTTAGGGCCACGATCACCGAAAGTATACGACAAGGAACTGTATTCTTGCCTATGCATTGGGGACGAAAGAATGGAAACGACGAAGCAAGAGCGAATAATCTCACAAGCTCTAAGTTTGATCCGTTCTCAAAACAACCTGGATTTAAAATTTCTGCTGTAGAAGTCCTTCCTTATAAAAAACCTAAGGAAAAAATACTGATCATAGGCGGAGGCAACGGAACTCTTGCATTCCTCAGAAAGTTTAGAGCAATCTCTCCCGAGGACGAGATCACAGTATTATGCAAGGAAGAACATCCATTCTATAATCGTATTCTCTTACCTGATTTGATTAGCGGAGATAAACAATTCTCACAATTGTCCGCAGTCAGCGAAGAAGAGATCGGAACCTGGAATATAGAAGTTAAACCTTCTATTTCCGTTTCGGAGATCCTACCTGAAGGGAAGAAGGTGAGAGATTCCCAAGGTAACACGTATTCTTATAATAAACTGATTATTGCAACCGGTAGTAGACCTTCCATCCCTAAATATATCCCAGAGAAGATGTTAGGTATTTTCAGTCTTCGTTCAAAAAATGATGCGGATCGTATCAAAGGATTTTTCGTTCCGAACACTCATGCGTTGATAGTGGGAGGCGGACTACTTGGTTTGGAGCTTGCAGCCGCATTAAGAACTTTGCATGTGAATGTAACCGTTCTCGTAAGAACGGATCGATTGATGTCCAAACAATTGGATGAGATCTCCGGAGAAATTTTAAGAAGAGAAGTGGAAGCCAGAGGGATCCAGATCTTATTCGATACCGAAATTTCTAAAGTATACGGAACGGAAAGACTGGAAAGTGTTAAGTTCAGAGACGGTTCCAGCATTCGACCGGACGGGATCGT encodes:
- a CDS encoding nitrate reductase; this translates as MKIANNGFVNTENGFRSTCSYCGVGCGVLIQKESETSFTIQGDPDHPANKGMLCSKGMNLHHTVLDKSDRLLHPMVRNPKTGELQKTDWDSALGEIASRFKNLIKEYGPDSVGFYVSGQLLTEEYYVVNKLTKGFLNTNNIDTNSRLCMSSAVVGYKMSLGEDSVPISYDDIEIADCFLIAGANPAWCHPILFRRIEARKNSDPNVKIIVVDPRKTESCENADLHLQIIPGTDILLFNAIARVLIETDSLDPNFIKSHTEGFEELKEKVFSMSMEEYADSCGVSKESIREAASLISNANGFLTLWAMGLNQSVVGVNKNLALINLNLITGKIGKPGSGPFSLTGQPNAMGGREVGGLCNLLPAHRNLADENHRKEVADFWGVESVRDKPGYSATEMFENLKNGKMKAIWIVCTNPTVSLPDARTVEAGLRNAELVVVQDISNQHESIPFAHYVLPAAGWTEKQGTMTNSDRRITYLPKIFNPPGDAKADTWILTEFAEKMGFGPSFNYKNEEEVFLEHCLLTKGTNLDIGGLDYSILQERRSVQWPFPSRDHVGTPRLFSDGKFYRPGGKAKIHAVEPEDNSERTNKNFPLILTTGRIRDQWHTMTRTGKVRKLKEHKREPYLEIHPIDAKEREIIESQIVEVKNQRGSVRVRATITESIRQGTVFLPMHWGRKNGNDEARANNLTSSKFDPFSKQPGFKISAVEVLPYKKPKEKILIIGGGNGTLAFLRKFRAISPEDEITVLCKEEHPFYNRILLPDLISGDKQFSQLSAVSEEEIGTWNIEVKPSISVSEILPEGKKVRDSQGNTYSYNKLIIATGSRPSIPKYIPEKMLGIFSLRSKNDADRIKGFFVPNTHALIVGGGLLGLELAAALRTLHVNVTVLVRTDRLMSKQLDEISGEILRREVEARGIQILFDTEISKVYGTERLESVKFRDGSSIRPDGIVFAVGTVPNLELAKEAGIDCKSGILVNDFLQSSDPDIYAIGEVAEHSTGMYGTVAATEEQAEFAAWHIYGYKIGSYSGSMHSNLLKIPGLELVSLRLPDVPMDEAGPEYEEIVFFDKRKRRYKKCIIKGDRLVGAILVGDKSEYSEFKAMISSGIELGDKRDRLLTGSSPLKPPIGALVCSCNGVGKGNIEEEIRNGACELKTISEKTGAGTGCGSCRPEISKILRESGAVAPA